In one window of Harpia harpyja isolate bHarHar1 chromosome 11, bHarHar1 primary haplotype, whole genome shotgun sequence DNA:
- the SLC25A42 gene encoding mitochondrial coenzyme A transporter SLC25A42 isoform X1 — translation MGNGVREGQVDFKRQDVEPVTSTHLPSEDNQEKKKVLNSLMSGALAGAVAKTAVAPLDRTKIMFQVSSKRFSAKEAYRLIYRTYLNEGFWSLWRGNSATMVRVIPYAAIQFCAHEEYKQLLGSYYGFQGKALTPFPRFIAGSLAGTTAAMLTYPLDMVRARMAVTPKEMYSNIVHVFIRISREEGLKTLYRGFTPTILGVIPYAGLSFFTYETLKKLHADHSGKLQPSPPERLLFGACAGLIGQSASYPLDVVRRRMQTAGVMGHTYSSILLTMQEIIREEGLIRGLYKGLSMNWVKGPIAVGISFTTFDLTQILLRKLQHSTNVER, via the exons GataaccaggagaaaaaaaaagtactcaaCTCCCTGATGTCTGGTGCATTGGCTGGTGCTGTTGCTAAAACTGCAGTAGCTCCACTGGATAGAACAAAAATCATGTTTCAAG tgtcttCAAAAAGATTTTCTGCCAAG GAAGCCTACAGGCTGATTTATCGCACCTACCTCAATGAAGGCTTCTGGAGTCTCTGGCGGGGGAACTCAGCCACCATGGTCCGTGTGATCCCTTACGCCGCCATTCAGTTCTGTGCGCACGAAGAGTACAAGCAGCTCCTGGGGAGTTACTACGGCTTCCAGGGAAA AGCGCTGACACCCTTTCCTCGATTCATTGCTGGCTCTCTGGCAGGCACAACGGCTGCCATGTTAACCTACCCCTTGGATATGGTCCGTGCTCGAATGGCTGTCACGCCGAAGGAGAT GTACAGCAATATTGTTCATGTCTTCATCCGAATATCCAGAGAGGAAGGATTAAAGACATTGTATAGGGGATTTACACCAACCATCCTTGGAGTGATTCCGTATGCTGGGCTCAGCTTCTTCACCTATGAGACGTTGAAGAAACTACATGCAG atCACAGTGGGAAATTGCAGCCATCCCCTCCGGAGCGGCTTTTGTTTGGTGCCTGTGCAGGCTTGATTGGCCAGTCAGCTTCTTACCCCCTGGACGTGGTTCGCCGACGAATGCAGACGGCAGGGGTTATGGGACACACGTACAGTTCCATCCTTCTCACCATGCAGGAGATTATAAGAGAAGAGGGACTAATCCGTGGCTTGTACAAAGGACTCAGCATGAACTGGGTCAAAGGTCCAATTGCAGTGGGAATAAGCTTCACAACCTTTGACCTGACGCAGATCCTTCTCCGTAAATTACAGCACAGCACTAATGTTGAAAGGTAG
- the SLC25A42 gene encoding mitochondrial coenzyme A transporter SLC25A42 isoform X2 produces the protein MGNGVREGQVDFKRQDVEPVTSTHLPSEDNQEKKKVLNSLMSGALAGAVAKTAVAPLDRTKIMFQVSSKRFSAKEAYRLIYRTYLNEGFWSLWRGNSATMVRVIPYAAIQFCAHEEYKQLLGSYYGFQGKYSNIVHVFIRISREEGLKTLYRGFTPTILGVIPYAGLSFFTYETLKKLHADHSGKLQPSPPERLLFGACAGLIGQSASYPLDVVRRRMQTAGVMGHTYSSILLTMQEIIREEGLIRGLYKGLSMNWVKGPIAVGISFTTFDLTQILLRKLQHSTNVER, from the exons GataaccaggagaaaaaaaaagtactcaaCTCCCTGATGTCTGGTGCATTGGCTGGTGCTGTTGCTAAAACTGCAGTAGCTCCACTGGATAGAACAAAAATCATGTTTCAAG tgtcttCAAAAAGATTTTCTGCCAAG GAAGCCTACAGGCTGATTTATCGCACCTACCTCAATGAAGGCTTCTGGAGTCTCTGGCGGGGGAACTCAGCCACCATGGTCCGTGTGATCCCTTACGCCGCCATTCAGTTCTGTGCGCACGAAGAGTACAAGCAGCTCCTGGGGAGTTACTACGGCTTCCAGGGAAA GTACAGCAATATTGTTCATGTCTTCATCCGAATATCCAGAGAGGAAGGATTAAAGACATTGTATAGGGGATTTACACCAACCATCCTTGGAGTGATTCCGTATGCTGGGCTCAGCTTCTTCACCTATGAGACGTTGAAGAAACTACATGCAG atCACAGTGGGAAATTGCAGCCATCCCCTCCGGAGCGGCTTTTGTTTGGTGCCTGTGCAGGCTTGATTGGCCAGTCAGCTTCTTACCCCCTGGACGTGGTTCGCCGACGAATGCAGACGGCAGGGGTTATGGGACACACGTACAGTTCCATCCTTCTCACCATGCAGGAGATTATAAGAGAAGAGGGACTAATCCGTGGCTTGTACAAAGGACTCAGCATGAACTGGGTCAAAGGTCCAATTGCAGTGGGAATAAGCTTCACAACCTTTGACCTGACGCAGATCCTTCTCCGTAAATTACAGCACAGCACTAATGTTGAAAGGTAG